In Felis catus isolate Fca126 chromosome E1, F.catus_Fca126_mat1.0, whole genome shotgun sequence, the following proteins share a genomic window:
- the CPSF4L gene encoding putative cleavage and polyadenylation specificity factor subunit 4-like protein isoform X5: protein MQEIIAGLEQFTFTFEKDVEMQKGTGLLPFQGMDKSGSAVCNFFAKGLCEKGKLCPLRHNRGEKMVVCKHWLRGLCKKGDQCNFLHQYDVTRMPECYFYSKFGDCNNKECPFLHVKPAFKTRDCPWYDQGFCKDAGPLCKHRHVRKIMCANYFVGFCPEGPRCQFAHPKMNLLFNPSFTKQLVNWPRGSAPPARAWEPRRPPSPPEGPLLPAQRPQQHLVSYHLGLRAPEPGPCYRCRKPGHYASKCRKTPTGRSYQKVTPGLWGN from the exons ATGCAAGAGATCATTGCTGGGCTAGAGCAGTTCACCTTCACCTTCGAGAAGGATGTAGAGATGCAAAAGGGCACTGGACTCCTGCCTTTCCAGGGCATGGACA AGTCGGGCTCAGCTGTGTGCAACTTTTTCGCTAAAGGGCTCTGTGAGAAAG GGAAGCTCTGTCCCCTCCGGCACAACCGAGGGGAGAAGATGGTGGTGTGTAAGCACTGGCTGCGGGGACTGTGTAAGAAGGGCGACCAGTGCAACTTCTTGCACCAGTACGATGTCACCAGGATGCCCGAGTGCTACTTCTACTCCAAGTTCG GTGATTGCAACAACAAGGAATGTCCCTTTCTCCACGTGAAGCCAGCTTTCAAGACCCGGGACTGTCCTTGGTATGACCAAGGTTTCTGCAAGGATG CAGGTCCCCTGTGCAAACACCGCCATGTCCGTAAGATCATGTGCGCTAACTACTTTGTGGGCTTCTGCCCCGAGGGACCCAGGTGCCAATTTGCACA TCCCAAGATGAATCTTTTATTCAACCCGAGTTTCACGAAG CAGCTTGTCAACTGGCCACGGGGTTCAGCCCCTCCTGCTCGTGCCTGGGAGCCTCGCAGGCCCCCTTCCCCGCCGGAGGGACCGCTTCTCCCCGCTCAGAGGCCCCAGCAGCACCTGGTCTCCTACCACCTGGGACTCAGGGCGCCAGAGCCCGGCCCGTGCTACAGG tgtcgAAAACCGGGCCATTATGCCAGCAAGTGTAGAAAGACTCCAACAGGTAGGAGTTATCAAAAAGTAACCCCTGGTCTGTGGGGTAACTGA